The following coding sequences are from one Brooklawnia cerclae window:
- the cysK gene encoding cysteine synthase A, translating into MAYYEDATKLIGRTPLVKINRLYGDSQATVLAKLEFYNPANSVKDRIGVAIVDAAEADGSLKPGGTIVEGTSGNTGIALAWVGAARGYKVIITLPESFSKERRALLRAFGAELVLTPAADGVPGANKRAQEIAASTPGAILARQFDNPANVDIHRKTTAEEIWADTEGKVDIVVSGVGTGGTVTGIGEVLKKYKPEVKIYAVEAAESPVLSGGQKGVHKIQGISPGFVPSIFNRDVIDGILQVASEDALAWARRSAKEEGLLVGISAGAALRAAADLAADPANAGKTIVAIIPDWGERYLSTPLYADLLD; encoded by the coding sequence ATGGCGTATTACGAAGACGCGACCAAACTGATCGGCCGCACGCCCCTGGTGAAGATCAACAGGCTCTACGGCGATTCCCAGGCCACCGTGCTCGCCAAGCTCGAGTTCTACAACCCTGCGAACTCGGTCAAGGACCGCATCGGTGTGGCCATCGTCGACGCGGCCGAAGCCGACGGCTCGCTGAAGCCGGGCGGAACCATCGTCGAGGGGACGTCGGGCAACACCGGCATCGCGCTGGCATGGGTCGGCGCCGCTCGTGGCTACAAGGTGATCATCACCTTGCCCGAGAGCTTCTCCAAGGAACGGCGCGCGCTCCTCCGCGCCTTCGGCGCCGAACTGGTGCTCACCCCGGCCGCCGACGGCGTCCCCGGAGCCAACAAGCGCGCTCAGGAGATCGCTGCCAGCACTCCGGGTGCGATCCTGGCCCGCCAGTTCGACAACCCGGCCAACGTCGACATCCACCGCAAGACGACGGCCGAGGAGATCTGGGCCGACACCGAGGGCAAGGTCGACATCGTCGTGTCCGGTGTGGGCACCGGCGGAACGGTCACCGGCATCGGCGAGGTGCTCAAGAAGTACAAGCCCGAGGTCAAGATCTACGCAGTGGAGGCCGCCGAGTCGCCCGTGCTGTCCGGTGGGCAGAAGGGCGTTCACAAGATCCAGGGCATCAGCCCCGGGTTCGTCCCCTCGATCTTCAACCGCGACGTCATCGACGGGATCCTCCAGGTGGCCTCGGAGGACGCGCTCGCCTGGGCACGTCGTTCGGCCAAGGAGGAGGGCCTGCTCGTGGGTATCTCGGCCGGTGCCGCTCTGCGCGCCGCTGCCGACCTCGCCGCCGACCCGGCCAACGCGGGCAAGACGATCGTGGCGATCATCCCCGACTGGGGCGAGCGCTACCTGTCGACGCCGCTGTACGCCGATCTGCTCGACTGA
- a CDS encoding O-methyltransferase produces MYRGEPIWEAVDRLFIDRLVDEDEALVAARESSARTAMPQADVAPNQGAFLSIIARIAGAHRILEFGTLAGYSTIWLARAVGERGRVVTLEVDEVAAAVARENFERAGVADRIDLVLGPALESARALADQGTEPFDMVFIDADKPNNPHYLAAALAMSHPGTVIVGDNVVRDGAVADPDSRDPRVHGTWALLDGLGDRDRLAATALQTVGLKGWDGFAIGVVRGPSD; encoded by the coding sequence ATGTACCGGGGTGAACCCATCTGGGAAGCTGTCGACCGCCTGTTCATCGACCGCCTCGTGGACGAGGACGAGGCCCTGGTGGCCGCTCGTGAGAGCTCCGCTCGCACGGCGATGCCGCAGGCCGACGTGGCGCCCAACCAGGGAGCCTTCCTGTCGATCATCGCCCGAATAGCCGGCGCGCACCGGATACTCGAGTTCGGGACGCTGGCGGGCTACTCCACCATCTGGCTCGCCCGCGCGGTGGGCGAGCGGGGACGGGTCGTCACCCTCGAGGTCGACGAGGTCGCCGCGGCCGTCGCCCGCGAGAACTTCGAGCGAGCCGGTGTCGCCGACCGTATCGACCTCGTCCTGGGACCTGCCCTCGAGTCGGCCCGGGCTCTGGCGGACCAGGGCACCGAACCCTTCGACATGGTCTTCATCGACGCCGACAAGCCCAACAATCCCCACTACCTGGCGGCGGCGCTCGCCATGTCGCATCCCGGCACCGTGATCGTCGGTGACAACGTCGTCCGTGACGGAGCGGTCGCTGATCCCGACAGCCGCGATCCCCGCGTCCACGGCACCTGGGCGCTCCTCGACGGCCTGGGCGACCGCGATCGTCTCGCCGCGACCGCCCTGCAGACCGTCGGCCTCAAGGGGTGGGACGGATTCGCGATCGGCGTCGTCCGGGGCCCGTCCGACTGA
- a CDS encoding homocitrate synthase/isopropylmalate synthase family protein, producing the protein MPGRLVDTTLREGAQAPVPYLTPGQRGDLIAGLARIGVAEIELGHIVADTAMGADALPDLLAVAAARAPGVRRAVWCRATEPDIRAAAALGPDVVSFALPVSDLHLRARLHRDRAWALARVPVLVEAARSGGIGCVSIGLEDATRADPVYLVDVVHAAAEAGADRVRLADTVGIADPATIIGLVETTRRHFPGDIGVHIHDDFGMATAGSVAALTAGADWADVSLLGLGERSGIAHTEQVAAWLAIRGGDPYDVAAAAELSRSLAEWVGRPVPAQAPVIGAEIFTVESGLHLAGLFADPHTYEPYAPDLVSTSRSWRFGRQAGRAAVAGLLGGPDGTSPVRDVTAATAAVRAAAEARGRSLAPDEVAEVLSRQTAGRCDM; encoded by the coding sequence ATGCCGGGACGTCTGGTCGACACCACGCTGCGGGAGGGAGCCCAGGCCCCGGTCCCGTATCTCACCCCGGGCCAGCGCGGCGACCTGATCGCCGGGCTGGCCCGGATCGGCGTCGCGGAGATCGAGCTCGGGCACATCGTGGCCGATACGGCGATGGGTGCGGACGCGCTGCCGGATCTCCTGGCCGTCGCGGCCGCGCGAGCCCCCGGCGTACGGCGCGCGGTCTGGTGCCGTGCCACGGAGCCCGACATCCGGGCGGCTGCGGCGTTGGGCCCAGATGTCGTCTCGTTCGCGTTGCCGGTGTCCGACCTGCATCTGCGGGCCAGGCTGCACCGAGACCGGGCCTGGGCCCTCGCCCGGGTGCCGGTTCTGGTGGAGGCGGCTCGCTCCGGTGGCATCGGTTGCGTGTCGATCGGGCTGGAGGACGCGACCCGGGCCGATCCGGTGTACCTGGTCGACGTCGTCCACGCGGCCGCCGAAGCGGGTGCGGATCGGGTGCGGCTGGCCGACACCGTCGGCATCGCCGATCCTGCGACGATCATCGGTCTGGTCGAGACCACCCGGCGGCACTTTCCCGGCGACATCGGCGTGCACATCCACGACGATTTCGGGATGGCCACCGCGGGTTCCGTGGCAGCTCTGACCGCCGGCGCCGACTGGGCCGACGTCAGCCTGCTCGGACTGGGCGAACGCTCCGGGATCGCACACACCGAACAGGTCGCCGCGTGGCTGGCGATCCGTGGCGGCGACCCGTACGACGTCGCCGCGGCGGCCGAGCTGTCCCGATCGCTGGCCGAATGGGTGGGTCGTCCTGTGCCCGCCCAGGCACCCGTGATCGGCGCGGAGATCTTCACCGTGGAGTCCGGACTGCACCTGGCAGGGCTCTTCGCAGACCCGCACACCTATGAGCCCTATGCCCCCGACCTGGTGAGCACGTCGCGTTCCTGGCGGTTCGGACGCCAAGCGGGACGTGCGGCGGTGGCGGGTCTGCTCGGCGGACCGGACGGGACATCCCCGGTTCGCGATGTGACTGCCGCGACGGCTGCTGTGCGGGCTGCCGCTGAAGCTCGTGGACGCTCCCTCGCCCCCGATGAGGTGGCGGAGGTGCTGTCGCGACAGACCGCCGGACGCTGTGACATGTGA
- a CDS encoding TetR/AcrR family transcriptional regulator, whose amino-acid sequence MHAVQRRRRETPLLTRDSIVTTALGIIRSEGLDALTMRRVARAMNVAPMSLYRHIADREDLILGIMNRVAEGMELPPEDESPEHELMALVRTLHKVFRKDPWIILVFANQGLASPLALTLLDRVFACLYRMGLDGKAAINAWQLVSQYLYGEALAGRLAEEQTYATRLLCEADRDRFPHLARMLADSPGPGHVEEDFEVNLAALVNRLRPGS is encoded by the coding sequence ATGCATGCCGTGCAGCGAAGAAGACGGGAAACCCCGCTCCTCACCCGCGACTCGATCGTCACCACCGCACTGGGAATCATCCGGAGCGAGGGCCTGGACGCCCTGACGATGCGGCGCGTAGCCCGGGCGATGAACGTGGCACCGATGTCTCTCTACCGGCACATCGCCGACCGCGAGGATCTCATTCTGGGGATCATGAACCGGGTGGCGGAGGGCATGGAACTCCCGCCGGAGGATGAATCGCCCGAACACGAGCTCATGGCCCTCGTCCGGACGCTGCACAAGGTGTTCCGCAAGGATCCGTGGATCATCCTCGTGTTCGCCAACCAAGGCCTGGCCAGCCCTCTCGCTCTGACGCTGCTGGATCGGGTGTTCGCCTGCCTGTATCGCATGGGATTGGACGGAAAAGCAGCGATCAACGCCTGGCAGCTGGTGTCCCAGTACCTGTACGGCGAGGCGCTGGCCGGCCGCCTGGCGGAGGAGCAGACCTACGCCACGCGACTGCTGTGCGAGGCCGACCGCGACCGGTTCCCTCACCTCGCGAGGATGCTGGCTGATTCTCCCGGCCCGGGACACGTGGAGGAGGACTTCGAGGTCAATCTGGCGGCTCTGGTGAACCGACTGCGCCCTGGCTCGTGA
- a CDS encoding lipase family protein, which translates to MDTSSHPGRTGINRLTGFLPRVSRWLPWWASALIGIGAVVLGVLLIVRPLSSVTVLTIYIGLSCVAAGVASLSSDAARSRQLAAGVLGAGWIVLGVAVLAGLGRAIGLLPTVIAVALIVSGLVRGFEVRRAPTLDARIATGLFGLTDIVFGVVALAWPDITLLVVAVLFGARTIAFGLAQVWQAVRRGRDARHLDATGTGRAESAVATRWRRLGRTTAALAMVLVSVAALVVSGRLTSGSPAVDDFYEAPDQVPSEPGRLLRSEPFTREVPDGARAWRILYTTTRDDDTPALASAIVLVPESGSSHPVIAWAHGTTGYTPNCAPSVLDEPFTSGALLFPDEVVEEGWALVATDYIGMGTEGPQPYLVGQGEGRSVLDAVRAARELTEASLGDQTVVWGHSQGGHAALWTGQIQPSYAPDVPLLGVAAMAPAANLIGLTGHLADLTGGSVLASLVAQAYVDAYPDVTMEQYVIASARPLVREMAMRCWSEPGMSVSVLDALSISGDRPIFASDPLSGPLGDRLRENTPAGGIDVPLLLAQGESDPLIAIDLQDEFVESLCSAGQQVDYRTYPGLDHMGLVGRDSPLVTQLFEWTRSRLSGDPEITNTCDA; encoded by the coding sequence GTGGACACCTCCTCACACCCCGGCCGGACGGGGATCAACCGGCTCACAGGATTCTTGCCCCGCGTCTCACGGTGGCTGCCGTGGTGGGCCTCCGCGCTGATCGGCATCGGCGCCGTCGTCCTGGGCGTCCTGCTGATCGTCCGTCCGTTGAGTTCGGTGACCGTGCTCACGATCTACATCGGGTTGAGTTGTGTCGCCGCAGGTGTCGCGTCGCTGTCGTCGGACGCAGCCCGTTCGCGGCAGTTGGCAGCCGGGGTGCTGGGCGCGGGATGGATCGTCCTGGGCGTGGCGGTGCTGGCGGGCCTCGGCCGGGCGATCGGGTTGCTGCCGACCGTGATCGCGGTGGCACTGATCGTCTCGGGTCTCGTGCGAGGCTTCGAGGTGCGCCGCGCCCCGACGCTGGACGCCCGGATCGCGACCGGGCTGTTCGGCCTCACCGACATCGTGTTCGGCGTGGTGGCGCTCGCCTGGCCCGACATCACACTGCTCGTCGTCGCGGTGCTGTTCGGCGCCCGCACCATCGCTTTCGGGCTCGCCCAGGTCTGGCAGGCGGTTCGCCGGGGGCGGGACGCCCGGCACCTCGACGCAACGGGCACCGGCCGTGCGGAGTCCGCGGTCGCCACCCGCTGGAGGCGGCTGGGGCGTACGACAGCGGCACTGGCGATGGTGCTGGTGTCCGTCGCCGCCCTCGTCGTCTCGGGGCGGCTGACCTCGGGGAGCCCTGCCGTCGACGACTTCTACGAGGCTCCCGACCAGGTGCCGAGCGAGCCCGGCCGACTGTTGCGCAGCGAGCCGTTCACGCGTGAGGTGCCCGACGGGGCCAGGGCCTGGCGAATCCTCTACACCACGACGCGGGACGACGACACCCCGGCGCTGGCCAGCGCGATCGTCCTGGTGCCGGAGTCGGGCTCGTCACACCCGGTGATCGCCTGGGCGCACGGGACGACCGGCTACACCCCCAACTGCGCGCCGAGCGTCCTCGACGAGCCCTTCACCTCGGGCGCGCTGCTCTTCCCGGACGAGGTCGTCGAGGAGGGCTGGGCGCTCGTGGCCACCGACTACATCGGTATGGGCACCGAAGGTCCGCAGCCGTATCTCGTCGGGCAGGGTGAGGGACGCTCCGTGCTCGACGCCGTCCGTGCCGCACGTGAACTCACCGAGGCCTCGCTCGGCGATCAAACCGTGGTGTGGGGCCACTCGCAGGGAGGACACGCCGCGCTGTGGACGGGGCAGATCCAGCCGTCCTACGCCCCGGATGTGCCGCTCCTGGGTGTCGCCGCCATGGCACCCGCGGCCAACCTGATCGGGCTCACCGGGCATCTGGCCGATCTCACCGGCGGCTCGGTGCTGGCCTCCCTGGTGGCGCAGGCCTACGTCGACGCGTATCCCGACGTCACCATGGAGCAGTACGTCATCGCGTCCGCCCGGCCCCTGGTCCGTGAGATGGCCATGCGCTGCTGGTCGGAGCCGGGGATGTCCGTATCGGTTCTGGACGCGCTGTCCATCAGCGGCGACCGCCCGATCTTCGCCTCCGACCCGTTGTCGGGTCCCCTGGGCGACCGGTTGAGGGAGAACACGCCCGCCGGGGGGATCGACGTGCCGCTGCTGCTGGCCCAGGGCGAGTCGGATCCACTGATCGCCATCGATCTGCAGGACGAGTTCGTCGAGAGCTTGTGTTCCGCCGGGCAGCAGGTGGACTACCGCACCTATCCGGGGCTCGACCACATGGGTCTGGTCGGTCGCGATTCGCCGCTGGTCACGCAACTGTTCGAGTGGACGCGGTCCCGGCTCTCCGGCGACCCGGAGATCACGAACACCTGCGACGCCTAG
- the nifJ gene encoding pyruvate:ferredoxin (flavodoxin) oxidoreductase translates to MDGNEAVASVAHRLSEVCAIYPITPASPMGEAVDVWTAKGRANIWGEIPRVIEMQSEGGAAGTLHGAVQAGLLATSFTSSQGLLLMLPNMYKIAGELTPAVLHVAARSLATHALCIFGDHSDVMSARSTGWAMLASNTVQEAHDMAAIAHAATLLASVPFLHFFDGFRTSHEITRIKVLSDEQLRALISEEAVLAHRDQGMRPTKPVLRGTAQNPDVFFQGREAANPYYEATPGIVATVMEQFAELTGRRYGLVEYHGAPDAERVVVAMGSGVSTLNETVDHLVAAGEKVGVLAVHLYRPFPVDAFVAALPATTKAIAVLDRAKEPGAPAEPLHLDVVTALAEKVSDPPEVIGGRYGLGSKEFFPRDAAAVFDELSKLVAGEPVHRRFTVGITDDVTNLSLTTDPGFVLPTRAVQAVFYGLGSDGTVGANKSSVKMIGEHSDSWVQGYFVYDSKKSGSTTVSHLRFGPDPIESPYLIEEADFVSVQQFGLLERLPLLDIAKPGARVLISCPFPAEETWDHLPADVRQQILDKKLDVYAVDAASVAAEVGLGKRINTVMQACFFAVAKVLPVDEALSLAKDFAKYTYSKRGPKVVQANLDAIDHALASLHHLAIPTDHVAEEPAPVVSTLATPEDGVLGLVRKLMAGQGEQVTVGEMPAGGTFPTGTAKLEKRALATDLPHWDAQLCIDCGKCSLACPHAALRMKVYEPGLLEGAPDGFVSKQTMGRDFPAGTRLTVQVAPDDCTGCGVCVTVCPARSKTDPEHKALDMVPAEAVRDQDRVNFDFYLSLPETDRTTVRTETVKGSQLLQPLFEFSGACSGCGETPYVKLLSQLLGDRMIVANATGCSSIYGGNLPTTPWTTDAQGRGPAWNNSLFEDNAEFGMGLALGTAQRESIARGLLGELAGSIDLPAETVEALTAGVLVTDEAAIVAQRERVVALKTALDGLPEEGKQGEQIRRLRAVADALVPTAVWVLGGDGWAYDIGYGGLDHLFASGQNINVLVLDSEVYSNTGGQASKATPRGASAKFAAAGKPARKKDLGMMAQAYGNVYVAQIALNANETQAVRAMLEAAAYPGPSLVLAYASCISHGIDLVNAAARQRAAVASGHWPLFRFHPEPEPGAAPSFRLDSKAPTTPVSEFYAKETRFSSVARSNAEHAAELFAQAQADVDARWATYERLAQG, encoded by the coding sequence GTGGACGGCAATGAAGCGGTGGCGAGCGTCGCCCACCGCCTGAGCGAGGTCTGCGCGATCTACCCGATCACCCCCGCCTCGCCCATGGGTGAGGCGGTGGACGTCTGGACCGCCAAGGGGCGGGCCAACATCTGGGGAGAGATCCCCCGGGTCATCGAGATGCAGTCCGAGGGCGGCGCTGCGGGCACCCTGCACGGGGCGGTCCAGGCCGGTCTGCTGGCAACCAGCTTCACCAGCTCCCAGGGCCTCCTGCTGATGCTGCCGAACATGTACAAGATCGCCGGCGAACTGACCCCGGCCGTGCTGCACGTCGCGGCGCGATCGCTGGCCACCCACGCGCTGTGCATCTTCGGTGATCACTCCGATGTCATGTCGGCCCGGTCGACCGGCTGGGCGATGCTCGCGTCCAACACCGTGCAGGAGGCCCACGACATGGCCGCGATCGCCCATGCGGCGACCCTGCTGGCCAGCGTGCCGTTCCTGCACTTCTTCGACGGCTTCCGTACGAGTCACGAGATCACGCGGATCAAGGTCCTGTCGGACGAGCAGCTGCGCGCGCTGATCAGCGAGGAGGCGGTGCTCGCCCATCGTGACCAGGGCATGCGTCCCACCAAGCCGGTGTTGCGCGGCACCGCCCAGAACCCCGACGTCTTCTTCCAGGGCCGCGAAGCGGCCAACCCCTACTACGAGGCGACCCCGGGGATCGTCGCCACGGTCATGGAGCAGTTCGCCGAGTTGACGGGACGCCGCTACGGGCTCGTCGAATACCACGGGGCACCCGACGCCGAGCGTGTCGTGGTGGCCATGGGGTCGGGTGTCAGCACGCTCAACGAGACCGTCGACCACCTGGTGGCGGCGGGGGAGAAGGTCGGCGTCCTGGCCGTCCACCTCTACCGCCCCTTCCCGGTGGACGCCTTCGTGGCGGCCCTCCCCGCCACGACCAAGGCGATCGCCGTCCTCGATCGGGCCAAGGAGCCGGGGGCTCCCGCCGAGCCGTTGCACCTCGACGTCGTCACCGCCCTGGCCGAGAAGGTCTCCGATCCGCCCGAGGTCATCGGCGGACGCTACGGCCTGGGCTCCAAGGAGTTCTTCCCCCGGGACGCCGCCGCCGTCTTCGACGAGTTGTCCAAGCTGGTCGCCGGCGAGCCGGTGCACCGTCGCTTCACGGTGGGCATCACCGACGACGTCACGAACCTGAGCCTGACCACGGATCCGGGCTTCGTGCTGCCGACCCGCGCTGTGCAGGCCGTCTTCTACGGCTTGGGCAGTGACGGCACGGTGGGCGCCAACAAGTCGTCGGTGAAGATGATCGGCGAGCACAGCGACTCCTGGGTACAGGGCTACTTCGTCTACGACTCCAAGAAGTCGGGCTCGACCACGGTGTCCCATCTCAGGTTCGGGCCCGACCCGATCGAGTCGCCCTACCTGATCGAGGAAGCCGACTTCGTGTCCGTGCAGCAGTTCGGCCTGCTGGAACGGCTGCCCCTGCTCGACATCGCCAAGCCGGGTGCCCGCGTGCTCATCAGCTGTCCCTTCCCGGCGGAGGAGACCTGGGACCACCTGCCTGCCGACGTGCGCCAGCAGATCCTCGACAAGAAGCTCGACGTATATGCGGTGGACGCGGCGTCCGTGGCGGCGGAGGTCGGTCTGGGCAAGCGGATCAACACCGTCATGCAGGCCTGTTTCTTCGCCGTCGCCAAGGTGCTCCCCGTGGACGAGGCCCTCAGTCTGGCCAAGGACTTCGCGAAGTACACCTACAGCAAGCGCGGCCCGAAGGTCGTCCAGGCGAACCTGGACGCCATCGACCATGCCCTGGCGTCCCTGCACCATCTGGCGATCCCGACCGACCATGTCGCGGAGGAGCCGGCACCGGTGGTCTCGACCTTGGCGACGCCGGAGGACGGCGTCCTCGGCCTGGTACGCAAGCTGATGGCCGGTCAGGGCGAGCAGGTGACGGTCGGTGAGATGCCGGCCGGTGGCACCTTCCCGACGGGCACCGCGAAGCTCGAGAAGCGCGCCCTGGCCACGGACCTGCCGCACTGGGACGCCCAGCTGTGCATCGACTGCGGCAAATGCTCCCTCGCATGCCCGCACGCCGCCCTGCGGATGAAGGTGTACGAGCCGGGGTTGCTGGAGGGCGCTCCCGACGGATTCGTGTCGAAGCAGACGATGGGACGCGACTTCCCGGCGGGCACCAGGCTCACCGTCCAGGTCGCCCCCGACGACTGCACCGGCTGCGGCGTCTGCGTGACGGTGTGCCCGGCCCGGTCGAAGACCGATCCCGAGCACAAGGCTCTCGACATGGTGCCCGCCGAAGCCGTGCGCGACCAGGATCGCGTCAACTTCGACTTCTACCTGTCGCTCCCCGAGACCGATCGCACGACCGTCCGCACCGAGACGGTGAAGGGTTCGCAGCTGTTGCAGCCGCTGTTCGAGTTCTCCGGAGCGTGCAGTGGATGCGGTGAGACTCCCTACGTCAAGCTGCTGTCGCAGCTGCTCGGCGACCGGATGATCGTGGCGAACGCGACGGGATGCTCGTCCATCTACGGCGGCAACCTCCCGACGACGCCGTGGACGACCGATGCGCAGGGCCGTGGTCCGGCCTGGAACAACTCGTTGTTCGAGGACAACGCCGAGTTCGGCATGGGCCTGGCGCTGGGAACCGCGCAGCGTGAGTCCATCGCCCGGGGCCTGCTGGGTGAACTCGCCGGCAGCATCGATCTGCCCGCCGAGACCGTCGAGGCGCTCACCGCCGGTGTGCTGGTCACCGACGAGGCCGCGATCGTGGCGCAGCGTGAACGTGTGGTCGCCCTGAAGACGGCTCTCGACGGCCTGCCCGAGGAGGGCAAGCAGGGCGAGCAGATCCGCAGGCTTCGCGCCGTCGCGGACGCACTGGTTCCCACCGCGGTCTGGGTGCTGGGCGGCGACGGCTGGGCCTACGACATCGGCTACGGCGGGCTCGACCATCTGTTCGCGTCCGGGCAGAACATCAACGTCCTGGTGCTGGACTCCGAGGTGTACTCGAACACCGGTGGCCAGGCATCCAAGGCGACCCCGCGGGGTGCCTCGGCGAAGTTCGCGGCGGCCGGCAAGCCCGCCCGCAAGAAGGATCTCGGCATGATGGCGCAGGCCTACGGGAACGTCTACGTCGCGCAGATCGCCCTCAACGCCAACGAGACCCAGGCCGTCCGGGCGATGCTCGAAGCCGCGGCCTACCCGGGCCCCTCGCTGGTGCTGGCCTACGCGTCCTGCATCTCGCACGGCATCGACCTGGTCAACGCCGCCGCCCGGCAGCGTGCGGCTGTCGCCTCGGGGCACTGGCCGTTGTTCCGCTTCCATCCGGAGCCGGAGCCCGGCGCCGCACCGTCCTTCCGCCTGGATTCGAAGGCACCCACGACGCCGGTGTCGGAGTTCTACGCCAAGGAGACGAGGTTCTCCTCAGTGGCCAGGTCGAACGCCGAACACGCTGCGGAACTGTTCGCGCAGGCCCAGGCCGACGTGGACGCTCGCTGGGCCACCTACGAGCGCCTGGCCCAAGGGTGA
- a CDS encoding DUF4192 family protein — protein MTDNHYERHPGWPDDVPTAARDIDGPLRVRGLPDLISIIPYLLGFHPDESVVIVVCVEGQVALTVRFEIGDCRHPRAVEARLWAIQARFASARFVLAAYSDEPRRAHDALALVEQILEPDSLLDSVVVGSGRYWSRLCTSEECCPPEGVPFDAASGPMAVRAVVAGLQALPRRSDLERRVALPRGGAVGASRRRYDRVESAAGGLEWADRRAGLDELVDRGLDDPASLSDDDLVELAIRLKDPDLRDRVLVRLDRATASGHVRLWERVVRATPREGRVPALCVLALASWVSGDGALQVVCMCQAERIDPGFPLLHLLADINATAAPPSIWDRMLVDIAMDMAGGQFGG, from the coding sequence GTGACAGACAATCACTATGAACGGCACCCCGGCTGGCCGGACGACGTGCCGACGGCGGCTCGTGACATTGATGGCCCCCTGAGGGTGAGGGGCCTGCCCGACCTGATCTCGATCATTCCCTACCTGCTCGGTTTCCATCCGGACGAGTCGGTCGTGATCGTCGTGTGCGTCGAGGGGCAGGTGGCTCTCACCGTGCGATTCGAGATCGGGGACTGCCGCCATCCACGGGCCGTGGAGGCTCGGTTGTGGGCGATCCAGGCGCGGTTCGCCTCGGCGCGGTTCGTCCTGGCGGCGTACTCGGACGAGCCGCGACGCGCGCATGATGCGCTGGCCCTGGTGGAGCAGATTCTGGAACCGGACAGCCTGCTCGACAGCGTCGTCGTCGGGTCGGGTCGCTACTGGTCGCGCCTGTGCACGAGCGAGGAGTGCTGCCCGCCCGAGGGCGTCCCGTTCGATGCGGCGAGCGGCCCGATGGCCGTACGTGCCGTCGTCGCGGGGTTGCAGGCGTTGCCGAGGCGGTCCGACCTCGAACGGCGAGTCGCCCTGCCCCGGGGTGGGGCCGTTGGGGCATCGCGGCGTCGCTACGACCGCGTGGAGAGCGCTGCCGGAGGCCTCGAATGGGCCGACCGACGAGCCGGACTGGACGAACTCGTGGACCGCGGCCTCGACGATCCCGCTTCTCTTTCGGACGACGACCTCGTCGAACTGGCGATTCGGCTGAAAGACCCTGACCTGCGGGATCGTGTTCTCGTCCGGTTGGATCGTGCGACCGCGTCCGGTCATGTCCGGCTGTGGGAGCGGGTCGTTCGCGCGACCCCACGGGAGGGACGCGTACCCGCTCTGTGCGTGCTGGCTCTCGCGTCCTGGGTCAGCGGTGACGGGGCGTTGCAGGTCGTCTGCATGTGCCAGGCCGAGCGTATAGACCCGGGGTTCCCGCTGCTGCATCTGCTGGCCGACATCAATGCCACGGCGGCACCGCCGTCGATCTGGGATCGGATGCTTGTCGACATCGCGATGGACATGGCCGGGGGACAGTTCGGTGGTTAG